Proteins encoded together in one Variovorax paradoxus window:
- the clpS gene encoding ATP-dependent Clp protease adapter ClpS has product MATRIPKTPSTPPAQKPAGDDGDSVVLERRPQKTAPPQMYQVVMLNDDYTPMEFVIVVLQEYFNKDRETATQIMLKIHLDGRGVCGVYSRDLAATKVNQVMEAAHQAGHPLQCVSEPVA; this is encoded by the coding sequence ATGGCAACGAGAATTCCCAAGACTCCCAGCACTCCGCCGGCCCAGAAACCGGCAGGGGATGACGGAGATTCGGTCGTTCTGGAGCGGCGGCCGCAAAAAACCGCGCCGCCCCAGATGTACCAAGTGGTCATGCTGAACGACGACTACACCCCCATGGAGTTCGTAATCGTCGTCCTGCAAGAATATTTCAACAAGGATCGCGAAACCGCGACCCAGATCATGCTAAAGATTCATCTTGATGGCCGCGGCGTTTGTGGGGTTTATTCCCGCGATCTCGCGGCCACCAAGGTCAACCAGGTGATGGAGGCGGCGCACCAGGCCGGACATCCGCTGCAGTGCGTGAGTGAGCCTGTTGCGTGA
- the icd gene encoding NADP-dependent isocitrate dehydrogenase, which translates to MSSYQHIKVPAEGQKITVNADNSLNVPDQPIIPFIEGDGTGLDITPVMLKVVDAAVAKAYGGKKKIHWMEVYAGEKSTKVYGPDVWLPEETLHAVRDYVVSIKGPLTTPVGGGIRSLNVALRQELDLYVCLRPIQYFEGVPSPVREPHKTNMVIFRENSEDIYAGIEFEAESDKAKKLIKFLQDELGVKKIRFPNTSGIGVKPVSKEGTERLVRKALQYAVDNDKPSVTIVHKGNIMKFTEGGFRDWAYALAAKEFGAELIDGGPWMKFKNPKTGKEITVKDSIADAFLQQILLRPAEYSVIATLNLNGDYVSDALAAQVGGIGIAPGANLSDTVAMFEATHGTAPKYAGKDYVNPGSEILSAEMMLRHMGWTEAADLIISSMEKSIASKKVTYDFARLMDGATQVSCSGFGQVMIDHM; encoded by the coding sequence ATGTCCAGCTACCAGCACATCAAAGTCCCGGCCGAAGGCCAGAAGATCACGGTCAACGCCGACAACTCGCTCAATGTGCCTGATCAGCCGATCATTCCCTTCATCGAAGGCGACGGCACGGGCCTGGACATCACCCCCGTGATGCTGAAGGTGGTGGATGCGGCGGTTGCCAAGGCCTACGGCGGCAAGAAGAAGATCCACTGGATGGAAGTCTATGCCGGTGAAAAGTCGACCAAGGTCTACGGCCCCGACGTCTGGCTGCCCGAAGAAACGCTGCACGCCGTGCGCGACTACGTGGTTTCCATCAAGGGCCCGCTGACCACGCCCGTAGGCGGCGGCATCCGCTCGCTGAACGTGGCGCTGCGCCAGGAACTCGACCTGTACGTGTGCCTGCGCCCCATCCAGTACTTCGAAGGCGTGCCAAGCCCGGTGCGCGAGCCGCACAAGACCAACATGGTCATCTTCCGCGAGAACTCGGAAGACATCTACGCCGGCATCGAGTTCGAAGCCGAAAGCGACAAGGCCAAGAAGCTCATCAAGTTCCTGCAGGACGAACTGGGCGTCAAGAAGATCCGCTTCCCCAACACCTCCGGCATCGGTGTCAAGCCCGTGTCCAAGGAAGGCACCGAGCGCCTCGTGCGCAAGGCGCTGCAGTACGCGGTCGACAACGACAAGCCCAGCGTGACCATCGTGCACAAGGGCAACATCATGAAGTTCACCGAAGGTGGCTTCCGTGACTGGGCCTACGCACTGGCCGCCAAGGAGTTCGGCGCCGAGCTGATCGACGGCGGCCCGTGGATGAAGTTCAAGAACCCCAAGACGGGCAAGGAAATCACCGTCAAGGACAGCATTGCCGACGCTTTCCTGCAGCAGATTCTCCTGCGCCCCGCCGAGTACAGCGTGATTGCCACGCTCAACCTCAACGGCGACTACGTGTCCGACGCCCTGGCCGCGCAAGTCGGCGGTATCGGCATTGCCCCGGGCGCCAACCTGAGCGACACCGTCGCCATGTTCGAAGCCACCCATGGCACCGCTCCCAAGTACGCCGGCAAGGACTACGTGAACCCCGGTTCCGAAATTCTCTCGGCCGAAATGATGCTGCGCCACATGGGCTGGACCGAAGCCGCCGACCTGATCATCAGCTCGATGGAAAAGTCCATTGCCAGCAAGAAGGTCACCTATGACTTCGCGCGCCTGATGGACGGCGCCACGCAGGTGAGCTGCTCGGGCTTCGGCCAGGTCATGATCGACCACATGTAA
- a CDS encoding cell envelope biogenesis protein TolA — MSKILAVMIAGLFAAGAYAQNPTGTTPEQGNATNSKPQARAEAKKEAKPAGQVAAPAGDIAKTPEGGAIGADKAAASGEKRAETRDQRRRNKDGSVKRKSTQGSTPK, encoded by the coding sequence ATGAGCAAAATTCTCGCAGTCATGATCGCTGGCTTGTTCGCCGCTGGCGCTTACGCCCAGAACCCCACCGGCACCACGCCCGAGCAAGGCAACGCTACCAACAGCAAGCCGCAAGCCCGTGCGGAAGCCAAGAAGGAAGCAAAGCCTGCAGGTCAAGTGGCTGCTCCCGCCGGCGACATCGCCAAGACGCCCGAAGGCGGTGCCATCGGCGCCGACAAGGCTGCGGCTTCCGGCGAAAAGCGCGCTGAAACGCGCGACCAGCGCCGTCGCAACAAGGACGGCAGCGTCAAGCGCAAGTCGACCCAAGGCAGCACCCCGAAGTAA